The DNA region CCGGTCGCTGGCGCGTTTGTCCTCGATGTTGCAGATCGCCAGCCAGAGCAGTTTCACGGCGGCCTGGTCGTTGGGGAAATGCCCGCGGTTCTTGATGATCTTGCGCAGCTGGTAGTTCAGCGACTCAATCGCGTTGGTGGTGTAGATGATCCGACGCACCGGCGGCGGGAACGCCAGGAAGGGGGTGAATTTCTCCCAACCGTTCCGCCAGGTTCGTACAGTCGCGGGATACTTCCGTCCCAGATCGGAGGCCTCGAACGCGTCGAGTGCCTCCTGCGCTGCATCGGCCGTCGGGGCGGTGTAAACCGGCCGCAGGGCGGAGGCGACCTTCTTCCGGTCCTGGTAGCCGATGAAACGCATCGAGGCACGGATCAAGTGAACGACACAGGTCTGGACGGTCGCGGCCGGCCACGTCGCGCCGATCGCCTCAGGGAAGCCAGTAAGCCCGTCGCAGCAGACGATCAGGACGTCCTTCACACCGCGGTTGGCGAGTTCCGCGCAGACCCCTGCCCAGAACTTCGCGCCCTCGGTGGCTTCGACCCAGATCCCCAGAACGTGCTTGATGCCGTCCATGTCCACGCCCACGGCAATGTGCGCGGCACGGTTCTGCACCTGGTGTCCGTCGCGGACCTTGATAATGATCGCGTCCAGATACAGGATCGGATAAAGCGGCTCCAAGGGTCGCTTCTGCCATTCGAGGACCTCGTCCAGGACCTCGTCGGTGATCTTGGAAATCGTCTCGTGGGACAGCTCCGTGCCGAGCGTGGATTCCAGATGGTGGGCGATGTCCCGGACTGTCATCCCGCCGGCGTAGAGGCTGATAATCATGTCATCCAGACCACCCGTCCGGCGGGCACCCTTCGGCACCAGATGCGGGGTGAAGGACCCTTCGCGGTCCCGAGGCACGGCCAGATCCACGTCCCCGGCAGAGGTTCCAAGTGTCTTCGGATACGACCCGTTGCGGGAGTTGGGCAGGAAACGCCCGATCGGATCGCCCTTGTCATAGCCCAGATGCCCGGAGAGCTCGGCCTGCAGCCCGCGTTCCAGCGAGGCCTTGATCAGCTGCTGAATGAAACCGTCTTTGCCGTCGAGTTCCAACTGCCCGGAATCGATCTGGTTCATCAGCTCATCGAACGCACCCGAAGCCTTCAACGCATCCATGCTGCCAGCCGCCGCGGCCTTGCGGGCCAACTGCTCTACCAGCTCTTCACGCGGTTTCGTCATAGCCACAATGATTCTCCAATCATCCAGCGACTACAGCCCTCCTACACAAAACAATCTGACACCCCCCCCGAGGTCGCCTGCGTTATGACCGTCAGCGAACGCACCGCGGGGGCACTCCTGGCCGAAGCCCACGAACTGACAGCCTCGCTGCCCCTGACTCTCGCCGCGTTGCAGGCAGGGTCGATTTCGTGGCAGCACGCCCGGGCAATGGTGGATGAAACGAGCACCCTCGACCCGCCGGCGCCCAGGCGCTGGAAGCCCACTTCCTGGACCCCGACGCCCCTAACGCCGCCCGCGGCGGCCCCGCAGGAGAACTCGTCCCGTCCCGGTTCCGGCACAAGGCCAGGACCTGGCGGGAACGCCACCACCCGGACAGCATCGAAACCCGCCACACCAAAAGCGCCCAGGACCGGAGGCTCGAGTACGCCCCGGACCGCGACGGCATGGCCTGGCTCAGCGCCTACCTGCCCGCCGACCAGGCAGCCGGCATCTGGAACCCGGGCCACCGCCGCCGCACGAGCGTTGCAGGGACCCACCGAGCCGCGGACCCTCACCCAGCTCCGCGCCGACACCGCCGCGACCTGGCTCCTCCGCGCCGGCGGCGAATCCGCTTCCGGCCTAAGCACGGCTCACCCAACGGCGGAGAACAGCACCATTGGCGGGGTCGGTACTGGCGGGGTCGGCACTGGCGGGGTGCCGTCACCGGCCGCGCAGGTCCTCATAACGGTTCCGGTGTTCTCGCTGCTGGGCCTCACCGACGAACCGGCAGTGCTGGACGGCTACGGACCCATCCCGGCAACCATGGCCTGCCGGCTGATCGCCGACGGCGCCGATTCCTTCCACCGGGTCCTGACCGACCCCCGCACCGGAGCCCCGTTGGAGATCGGACGGACCAGCTACCGGGTACCGAAGGCGATGCGCCAATGGCTGCGCCTGCGCGACGGCAAATGCCCGTTCCCCGGCTGCAGCAACCACTCCCTCGACAACGAAGCAGACCACCTCCTCGCCTGGAACGACGGCGGAACCACCGGCATCACCAACCTCGGCCAACCCTGCCGCAAGCATCACCGCCTGAAACACACAACAAGCTGGACACCCACCGGAGCCGGACCCAACGAACCACCCGGCTGGACCTCCCCCACCGGACGCCACTACCAAAGCGAACAACAAGACTGGGAACCCACACCCTGGCCTGAGGCACTCGAGGACCTGCAACTCGACGCTGCTCTAGAGCCGGGCTTGGAGTCGGACGCGCCCGAAGATCTCCTGCCGGATGAGGCCTGGCCGCTGGAGTCCCTCGAAGATCCCTGCCGGACTGGCATGTGTGGCAGTCAGCCTAGATCCGAGGGTGGTCCGGCAAGTGCGCCCGGCAGCGTAACTGTGCGCGTCCCGGGACTGCATGCTCCCAGGACGTCCACGCGATGCGGTGTTTCGGTGTAACCCGGAACAAGGGATTGCCGCCGCGATTCAGTGCGGACGAACATTTGAGGCCCGGACGGATCCGGGCCTCAAATGTTGGTTCGGGCACGCATGCTGGGCGGCACCATGCAAATGGCTCACCGCAAAATGACTCAGCCTGCCTGATCGCTCAGGCGAAGACGAGCTGTTCTCCTGGCTGGCAGACGAAGAAGCTGGGCTGTTCTACCGGCGCAAACGGGATGATCAGCCACTGGTTCCCGTAGTACTCGACGTACGAGTCCGCCGGGCAACGGGAGTATGCTTCTTCGCGGGTCATTCGCTGCCTTTCTTGATTTTCGGAGATGGGTTGAAGGGGACTTGAATTGTTAGCGCTAACGCTGATTTAAGTGTGAGCGCTAACACAAGAGCCGTCAAGAGGTCAGGCAGAAAAAATTCGGCACGGTCCGCGACCCGGTCTCACGCCGGGCCTTGGAGGATGCATCAGCCCCTGCCTTTGAGCAGGCTGTTGTGCTTAGGTAGAAGCATGGCGGCACCCATAGAGGATTATGCTCTCCTGTCAGACCTGGCCACCGGGCCGCTGATCTCCCGTCGCGGGAGTGTGGATTGGCTTTGCTTCCCCCGCTTTGACTCGCCGTCCGTCTTCGGGGCACTCCTGGGCAACGAGGACCACGGGCGGTGGTTACTGGCACCCGCTGAGCCCGATGCCGTCGTCGTAAACCGTCAGTATCTGGAGTCAACCTTCATCCTGGAGACGACGTGGCAGGCCTCGAGCGGCCAGATCCGTGTGACGGACCTGATGCCTCCCGGACAAGGCCGGTCCTCCCTTTTGCGCCGCGTGGCAGGCCTCAGCGGAACTGTCCTGGTGCGTCAGGAACTAAGCATCCGCCCCCAGTATGGGGTACTGATGCCGTGGATGAGCCGCGTTCGCAAGAACAACGTCCCAGGAAGCGGGGACGCGCTGCTGGCCATGGCCGGGCCTGATGCCTGGGCCTTACAAAGCCGCCGTTTGCCGGAGGCGCATGGCCGTGAGCATCTTGGGAATTTCGTGGTTTCAGCCGGAGAGACCGTCGACTTCGAGTTGACCTGGTTCCCTTCATACCGTGGGGTCCCGCCCCAGCTTG from Arthrobacter pascens includes:
- a CDS encoding IS256 family transposase — encoded protein: MDALKASGAFDELMNQIDSGQLELDGKDGFIQQLIKASLERGLQAELSGHLGYDKGDPIGRFLPNSRNGSYPKTLGTSAGDVDLAVPRDREGSFTPHLVPKGARRTGGLDDMIISLYAGGMTVRDIAHHLESTLGTELSHETISKITDEVLDEVLEWQKRPLEPLYPILYLDAIIIKVRDGHQVQNRAAHIAVGVDMDGIKHVLGIWVEATEGAKFWAGVCAELANRGVKDVLIVCCDGLTGFPEAIGATWPAATVQTCVVHLIRASMRFIGYQDRKKVASALRPVYTAPTADAAQEALDAFEASDLGRKYPATVRTWRNGWEKFTPFLAFPPPVRRIIYTTNAIESLNYQLRKIIKNRGHFPNDQAAVKLLWLAICNIEDKRASDRAKLEGRARENRAKTVNKLIEGTFTQGWSEALGVLVLNYPDRLGPYLNR